TAAAAAAAGAAAAAGATGTAGTGATTCTTGCACATAATTATCAAATTCCTGAAGTACAAGATGTGGCTGATTTTACGGGTGATTCGCTTGGACTATCAAGACAAGCCGCTACCGTTGATCAAAAAACAATCCTATTTTGTGGTGTTCATTTTATGGCCGAAACTGCAGCAATCATTAGTCCTCAAAAAAGAGTTTTAATTCCTGATCTGGAAGCAGGGTGCTCACTATCTGACTCCATCACTGTTGATGAATTACGAAATTGGAAAAAACAACATCCAGGTGCAATTGCAGTTGGATATGTTAACACTACTGCAGAAATAAAGTCTGAACTAGATTATTGCTGTACTTCCTCAAATGCTGTCAATGTAGTAAAGGCAATTCCTGAAAATAAGGAAATTTTATTTTTGCCTGACATGTTTTTGGGTTCTTATGTTGCAAAAGTGACTGGAAGAAAAAATATGCATATCTGGGCAGGTGAATGTCATGTACATGCAGGAATTACTCCAGAAGATGTAACTAAAAAATTAGATTCAATGAAAGATGCCGAATTTGTAATTCATCCTGAATGTAGTTGTACTACTCCTATGATGTATGATGTTGCAGATGGCAGCTATGATGATAGAAAGGTATCGATTCTTTCAACTGAGGGTATGCTTAATCATGTAAAGGATTCAAATGCAAAGAACTTTGTGGTTGCAACTGAAACAGGAATCTTGTATCGAATGAGACAACAAAATCCTGAAAAGAACTTTATTCCTGCATCCGAAAAGGCTGAATGTCAATACATGAAGATGATTACTCTCGATAAAGTATATGATGCATTAGTTAATGAAAAAAATGTAGTTACAGTACCAAAAAACATTGCTGATAAAGCTAGATTGGCAATTGATAGAATGCTTGCAATTAGTTAAACTGTAATCTTGTGAAAAAATTGGTTGGTCTATTCAGTAGGAGTCAAAAAGATCCTCAAAAGAAAAAAAA
Above is a window of Nitrosopumilus sp. K4 DNA encoding:
- the nadA gene encoding quinolinate synthase NadA, translating into MLVQQASKLKEEILRLKKEKDVVILAHNYQIPEVQDVADFTGDSLGLSRQAATVDQKTILFCGVHFMAETAAIISPQKRVLIPDLEAGCSLSDSITVDELRNWKKQHPGAIAVGYVNTTAEIKSELDYCCTSSNAVNVVKAIPENKEILFLPDMFLGSYVAKVTGRKNMHIWAGECHVHAGITPEDVTKKLDSMKDAEFVIHPECSCTTPMMYDVADGSYDDRKVSILSTEGMLNHVKDSNAKNFVVATETGILYRMRQQNPEKNFIPASEKAECQYMKMITLDKVYDALVNEKNVVTVPKNIADKARLAIDRMLAIS